The following proteins are encoded in a genomic region of Spirosoma sp. SC4-14:
- a CDS encoding SIMPL domain-containing protein, giving the protein MINVLRYALNSTCLLFTLMAVLAQPRLGLAQSTENHLTVTGKVTEEVPADEAVLTITLTHSDDKDITLVYEQNKAAREQLIGILTQLKVPSKDIQIYQVQVRKERDYSMGPGMGQSSEKLKSYQRIAIHFSDLTRYGQVQQRLAADGFTDLSSTFSVSNPKDIELRLTELAVANAKEKADRLAKSFSRSIKRMVRIGDIEETEPIGFMLNNNPYLNTVYTMDPMRQAAIVPQTFRYTAVVKVVFELN; this is encoded by the coding sequence ATGATCAACGTTCTTCGCTACGCTCTCAATAGTACCTGCCTGCTGTTTACGCTTATGGCCGTTTTAGCACAACCCAGGCTGGGGTTAGCTCAATCAACAGAAAATCATTTGACGGTAACCGGAAAAGTTACGGAAGAAGTCCCGGCCGATGAAGCTGTTCTTACCATTACCCTCACCCATAGCGACGACAAAGACATCACTTTAGTTTATGAACAGAATAAAGCCGCCCGGGAACAGTTGATTGGTATCTTAACGCAACTAAAAGTACCCAGCAAAGACATTCAGATTTATCAGGTGCAGGTTCGTAAAGAACGGGACTATTCGATGGGTCCGGGCATGGGGCAATCCAGTGAAAAGCTTAAAAGTTATCAGCGTATAGCGATCCACTTCAGCGATTTAACCCGGTATGGCCAGGTTCAGCAGCGGCTGGCAGCGGATGGCTTCACCGATTTAAGTTCTACGTTTTCCGTGAGCAACCCCAAAGACATCGAACTTAGGTTAACCGAACTGGCTGTTGCGAATGCGAAAGAAAAAGCGGATCGGCTCGCGAAGTCATTCTCCCGATCCATTAAACGGATGGTACGGATTGGCGATATTGAGGAAACAGAACCCATTGGGTTTATGCTTAACAATAATCCCTATCTGAATACGGTATACACAATGGACCCCATGCGTCAGGCAGCCATCGTTCCTCAAACGTTTCGCTATACGGCTGTTGTCAAGGTCGTATTTGAACTGAACTAG
- a CDS encoding Uma2 family endonuclease, giving the protein MSELLLQILDTPQAPLILQKVQAILDEERQKRHAFYEWLDEDKKAEFINGEVVVHSPALDRHNSAMLLLATLLNVYVNDRQLGYVRAEKALVELTRNSYEPDICYFGADKAAQIVPDQLYYPAPDFVVEVLSKSTEKIDRETKFADYAAHGVAEYWIIDPLRRTVEQYEIDADTLEYALMGSFGVKETINSFSISGFSIPVRAIFDESVNILTLRTLLKSN; this is encoded by the coding sequence ATGTCCGAACTATTGCTGCAAATTTTAGACACCCCTCAGGCTCCACTTATCCTGCAAAAAGTGCAGGCTATTCTGGACGAAGAACGCCAGAAGCGTCATGCTTTTTATGAATGGCTGGACGAAGATAAAAAAGCCGAATTCATCAACGGGGAAGTTGTGGTGCATTCGCCAGCCCTGGACCGTCATAACTCGGCGATGTTATTATTGGCAACGCTGCTGAACGTTTATGTTAACGACCGTCAGTTAGGATATGTCCGGGCCGAGAAAGCGTTGGTCGAATTAACCCGCAACAGCTATGAACCCGACATCTGCTATTTCGGGGCAGACAAGGCGGCCCAGATTGTGCCGGATCAACTCTATTACCCCGCCCCTGATTTTGTGGTAGAAGTGTTATCGAAGAGCACCGAAAAAATTGACCGGGAAACCAAATTTGCCGATTATGCCGCCCACGGTGTAGCCGAATACTGGATCATCGACCCCCTGCGCCGAACGGTTGAACAATACGAGATCGACGCCGATACACTGGAATATGCCTTAATGGGCTCGTTTGGCGTAAAAGAGACGATCAATAGTTTTTCCATTTCAGGCTTTTCGATTCCGGTCCGGGCCATTTTCGATGAGTCGGTCAATATTCTTACTTTGCGGACGTTGCTGAAATCCAACTGA